Within the Scyliorhinus canicula chromosome 6, sScyCan1.1, whole genome shotgun sequence genome, the region gagacggatcttactaggctggagggactcggaacccctGAAGTTGGGGGAtggattagtgacatggcggggtttcgcAGACtctagaaaattaaatttgccttaaggggatcgCTACAGGGCTttgcccggagttggcagccgttcatcaacttcgaGAAAAATTAGGCTGTCAGCAGGGGGTAAGGGGGGACGGGGGTCAAtgacgggggatgggggggagaaagACTAAGGGAAGGAGAACTAGCGGAAggggggacagggaaggtggtacTGTCTGTgttagccatgttggctggggtttgttactggggtgcgggggcggggagagagatgTTGGGtatattgttttgttcttgttgaaacctgatgtttaaattgttaaaattttaaatacctcaataaaatattttctaacaaaaataaaatacatagaaTAGATAGTTAACTATCTATTCTATCAAATATACATGCAAAGCAGTAATTAGTGTTTAAAATATAAGCTATTTGCCTCCTTATAAATTCAGTGAAACCATAGACTTGAGTGATTGTATAATAGGCTTGCACAGTCTCTAATCTAGTGAATGCTAATCTCGTGAATGCATTGAGCTAAATGCAAATTTTTCCCCTAAAATATTGCAAATAAAAACCAACGGAATGAAGAGCACAGCAATTGTTTTTCTTAAAAGCCCACAGTCGGGGTCAGTTGGGCTGGAGCCGCGTTTTGAATATGGTGGCATGATTCTTCATCTGTCCCTCAATCTGATGCACTCAGACATTGAGAATGATGACTATTgacattgagttattgatcagaggATTGTCGTGGATATTTTTTCCCGACTTTATGTTAATTGTTACGttgcttgtttttaaaaaatggaaaaatCTAATaaactatatttttaaaaaaccatttgTGCAAAAGTTCTGGAAAGTTGTTGGTGATTTCTGAAACACAATATAACAGGGGAAGGTTATTTTTTGAATTCTCTGCCCTAAGGTAGGtccgacccacagctgaacaatCTCCACCATGGGTAGGGCAAAGAGGGAGGCCCCAAATCCATcccaggagaatggggatcaaaCTCCTTGTTGCTGTCACAATCTTGCCCACATTGGGCACCTGGTGATGAGCCAAGCAGCGCTCAAAAATGCAGAACCTGGTAACAGCTTGATACCAGAACTCTCCATATTCAAACTTGATATTCCAGTGCGCACTCAGCATCAAAGATAACCTGCTGAAGGCAGGAAACAATAACAATGGGATTCCTGAACAATTACCattgcccccacccaccctcccagtcATAGCCAAAATGCCGCTTCTCCAATAGATTGGCATCACGGACTAATGCATGCATTGATTGACTAAAACATCAACTGTCATATAACCCAAGATTCTTCTGAATTGCCAGCGGGGCGTGAATCGTAAGGGGGGGTCGGAAAGGATCAACCATCAGAGAGAAAATATCACCTGTGTAAAATCTCCACATTCAGCAAATTTTGAATCAAGTGACGATTTGACACTACAAATTTTAATTTCTACGCAAACCTTCACTAAAACTATAAAGTACATCTATCTATTCAGCAAAATGTTATTTTAGTAACTAATATTTTCTGTCTGTTCTAATTGAAGATGTTCAGCAGAAACACAAGGAGACACTGCGGGAACAAACTGAAACACTGAGAGTGAACACTATCCTGATAAAGGAGAAGGTTAAGATTTTCCAGCTGGTTGATCGATACGCTGAACTGACGATCATTTCTACTGTTCGCGATCGGAAACTTGTAGAACATGAACTGCTGGCAAGAGGCCGAGACCATGAAGAATGGAGAAAGAAACATCTCCGGAGAGAACTGGAAAAAATCCGAACGGATCAGTTGTTCCAGAGCAGTTTTTCCCAGAAAAAATCCAAATCTGGGAATTCAGCAGCAGTGAGTGGAGTCCCGGGAATTGGAAAAACAACAATGGTACAAAAGATTGTTTATGACTGGGCCACTGGGAAAATATACCCACACTTTCAATTTGTTTTCAGTTTTAAATTCCGGGATTTGAATAGTATTAACTGTAGAATAAACCTGAGGAATCTGATACTGGATCAGTATCCTTACTTTGGGAATATTCTGGGAGAGCTCTGGAAGAACCCAGAGGGATTGCTGTTTATATTCGATGGTTTGGATGAATTCAAGGACAGTATTCATTTTGCTGGTAATCGGAGAAATACAGAACCTCAGTCCATGTGCACAGATCCCGAATGctggtgtgatgtttctgacattgTGTCCAGTTTAATACAGCACAAGCTGCTCCCAGGATGTTCAGTGTTAGTGACCAGCCGCCCCACTGCATTACATTTATTGAAAAAGGCTGAGATCAGTGTCTGGGCAGAAATATTGGGATTTGTTGGTGATGAACGGAAGGAATATTTCAACAAGTTTTTTGAAGATCAGACGGTAGCAGCAGCTGTTTTCAAACATGTGGAGGAGAACGAGATCCTGTACACCATGTGCTACAACCCTTCCTACTGCTGGATCCTTGGCCTGTCACTGGGTCCCTTCTTTACACGAAGAGATATGAAACAGCAGCAAGTTCCCAAGACCGTCACCCAACTATATTCCTACTATATTTACAACATTCTGCAAAACCATAGCCCAGAGATTGAAAGCCCCCGTGATGTGTTTCTGAAGCTTGGTGAGATGGCCTTCACAGGAGTCTCCGAGAAGAAGATTGTGTTCAGAAATGGAGATTTGATCAAGTACAATCTGCAACCTTCCCAGTTCCTGTCTGGGTTCCTGATGGAACTTTTGGAGAGAGATGATTCTGCCCAGAGTGTGGTTTACACATTCCCACACCTCACCATCCAGGAGTTTGCAGCTGCACTCGCACTATTCCTGACTACAGATGCTGGGAACATCAGGAAAATCCTCCGTGAAGTTCGCAACGTGAGAGGAGGGCGATTTGAGATATTTCTCCGTTTTGCTGCTGGTCTCTCCTCCCCACAGGCAGCTTGGCCCCTGGAGGAGATTCTGGGTCAATTTTCTCACGATACAACGTGTCGAATAATTGACTGGGTGAAGAAGAAGATTGAAAGTCAGATTAGAAACACGATGAGTGAATCGGGTCAAAGGGACCTCCTGAACACATTCCACTACCTGTTTGAATCTCAGAATAAAGCACTGGCTCAGGCCACAGTAGGATCTGTGGAAAATCTTGCATTTTATCGAATCGCAATGACCCCAATTGACCTTGCGGCCCTGTCTCATGTCATTGGACTCTGTGATACAATAAAAGAACTCGATCTCTCGAGCACCTTCGATCTGGGTGAAAATTTCCAGCGACTGGGACCTGTTCTGCACAAATGCCAAGTGTTGAGGTAACTGCTTATTTGGTCCAATAGCTGGTATTTTCATTGTTGAGAAACTATTTACTATGTTATAAAGGAAAATAACCTTCCAGTTCAATCAAAGAGAATAACCTTCCAGTTCAATCAATCAAGGTGGAAAATAAGAATTATGTCtttgctttctttttttaaaatttagattactttttccaattaaggggcaatttagtgtggccaatccacctactctgcacatttttgggttgtgggggcgaaagtcacgcagacacggggagaatgtgcaaactccacatggacagtgacccagagccaggatcgaacctgggacctcagtgctgtgaggcggctgtgctaaccactaggccaccgtgctgcccgaattgtGTCTTTGCTGACAAGTCATCAGTTTGCTTAGTGGAGATTTTAGTTTTCCCATGCAATTAAAGTAAAAGTAAACTGATATTCATTTACAAGAACAGAGTATGGATATTGTAAACATATTAAACAATAACTTATAAAGAAAAACACTTGATGTTGAACCGTGTAAGCTGTAGTGATCGCAGGAGAAAATATGTCCCACTGCATCAAAAATAATCAGGTGGCTTCCGGTGGGGAGAGTCTTGTCAAACAATTTAATATTTTTCTAATTCTCCATTTTTAAATCTTTCATTGGATGATGCCATTTGGGTGGTTGACGTCCCTCGTTATAACTAATCTACGATGTTTGTATCTTtctgtaatttccctgcagattCACTCTTCTACATCCAGACTGCACCCAGCAATGTAATTGTTCCTTTGCTCCCATTACAATCTGCACTTGTAACTGCCCCATCTTGTTTACTCTACGGTATGCATTCAGAAgcatgcacagtaaccctgactTGGACATCATTAATTTCTCTCTTACTCCGAGTGCACCTATTAACTTACCTTTCTTTGTACTAGTAGTGGGGCAGCACGTTGgaaaagtggctagcactgtggcttcacagcgccagggtcccagattcgattccccggctgggtcactgtctgtgcggagtctgcacgttctccccgtctctgcgtgggtttcctccgggtgctccggtttcctcccaaagtccaaagatgtgcaggttaggtggtttggccgtgctaaattgcccttagtgtccaagaaaagttattgggttacggggatagggtggaggtgagtgcttaagtgggtcagtgcagacttgatgggccgaatggcctccttcactgtatgttctatgggcggcacagtagcacagtggttagcttcactgcgcctgggtcccaggttcgattcccggcttgggtcactgtctttgcggagcctgcatgttctccccgtgtctgcgtggatttcctctggataCTCCAGTTGTGGTACTCCACTCCGGATGTGATACTGGAGTTTCTGTGAccagtttctgcgtgggtttcctcatggtactccagtttcctcccacatgtccagaAAGtcatgcttgtttggtgaattggatattctgaattctccctctgtgtacccaaacacacgccagagtgtggcaactaggggattttcacagtaacttcattgcagtgttaatgtaagcctacttgtgacaataataaagactattagtTTGATTGGTCCCTCCCAATATTTTGTTCAGCCTCGTATTCCCCTCTAATGTTTCTTCTTGGTTGTCGCACCCCTGCCGAGATCATTTAAAGCTCTTCCGGattagaaaatatttttattgagatgTTAGCGATTTACAAAgtttacaaaaaagaaaaaaaagcatgcACAGTTACATAACAACAGAAATAaccaacctcctccccctccctccaattgTAACGTATTCTATTGGTTTCACATTTTATAGTACATGTTTTAGTGCTTTAGTTATTTGCATGCGACAGCACTCTCTGAAAACTGAGTTCCATGCAGGGTACTCTGATAACCTCGCCTCTGTCCCTGTCCCCTTTTGGAGGTGCATTGGCTTGATCCCCATTCTGACCTGAGACCTTTTGACCCTGCTGTCGGGTCCTCCCTTTGTAGCCTTGTTCTCAGCCCCCTGTTTTGTGCCTCAAAGGTTTCTGTACCCGTCCCTCTTTCTTCTCTCGCCATATTCTTTGACACTTGTGAGGCCCCTTTGTAATTTTGGCTGGTCTGTCACCCCGAAGAGTGCCACTTTCAGGCGTGACTCCACCCTCACCTACTATTAGATCTGATCTTTGATTAGTGTATCTTACATGTCGCCGCACGATATACACCACTCGTCAGATTATGAAACAGAGCTTTGTGTATGGAGTAAATTGCTTTTATTCAGTTTGAATGAGATCTCTCTTGATCAGTATTTTTCACTTGCAATACCGAGCCTCTTTAAAGTTCGTTTTGTCCAAGCAAATAGAGTACTGAGTTGAATTTAATACAAATCCGAGCTCTAATGGTTCTTCTAATTGAATACAGAAAGTTGAAAACAATTAATGTTTCTCccctttctggctgtgattgggttaaaTTTCTTTCATAGTTAATTCAATTCGATATGTATTTCTCCATGAAATTTTAACGATGAAAACCATTTCTGGGAGTATTGCCCAAAACATTTGACTTGGCCTTGGTTTGTTTAGGATGTTCTCATCTTGATTATTCTCATGGGAAACCGCCTCTTTCACTGTCTGGAATATTTTACAAGAAGCCATTTTAAGTTTTGGGCCATTTATTTCTTTAATTAGTTATATACTAAAAAGGTGGATTCTAAAAAGGTGGATTCTATCAGTCCCCCTTTTTGATGATGCGAAAAGTGAATAAGATGAATGAAAAATTAAATAGAATCAACGAAGGAAAGGAATAAATGCAATAGGACAGTGATAGgtgtagagagagagactcattcaCATTAATGGTTCACTCATTTGAGAACAGCCTTCAACAGCAGAGTGGGAACAGCCTTGCAAGCGTTACAAACATCTTAataattcaataaaacaaatgaaatgaTAATATCGTAAAATATTAATAATTGAACTCAAAAGAACATTGATTAAAGGACTTAGTAAAAATTGAAAAATTACTTAAAACATTGATATACTGATTAAAAATTGATTACATAATTTAAATTGATTACATGATTAAAAATGGATTACATGATTACATAATTCAGTGATAAAAGTTAATAATAATCTCAAGTTGACAACTAAAATGATTACACAGTAAAATAACTGAAGTTGTATATATGATTTAGTAATAATTGGTATATGATTCAAAATTGTTTCTGTAATTCAGTAATAAAATGATTAATAGTAATTGATTAACAAATGATTATAATGCGGTAAATAATAGTTCAACAGAAAGTTTTCATGTCAGTTATTGGGTGGTGATGCTCTGGGTGTGGACTGAACCACTTGAATCCTTTGGGTGTTACGCGCTGCCATGCATTGGCATGCACATCTGATGATCATGATGATTACGTAAAGGATAAATCCAATAATGCAAAAGAAGAAAATTCCCTGGATAACGGACCTTCCAGTGTTAGCTAACCATCCAAAGAGCCAACCCCAAGTAATGGAATCAGAGGGGTGTTGAAATTTCTTAACTTCGTTTTGGACGTGTATTGCCAAGGTCTGACTTGGTCTGAGTTATTTGGAAGAGAGGTGCAACACTCTGCTCCAATCAGGGCACACGTACCACCTTTTCGGCTAACAAATAGTCTAGTGCCATTCGATTCTGTAAGGTAACAGTTCTGATGGCAACCATTTCGTCAGAAATTCCAACTGGGGCCTTGGAGGGATCATTAGCTACTTGTTCCATTATGTCAATTAGTTTATTCAAtttaaaggggctgtttagcacagggctaaatcgctggctttgaaagcagaccaagcaagccagcagcacggttcgattcccgtaatagcctccctgaataggcgccggaatgtggcgactaggggcttttcacagtaacttaatttgaagcctactcgtgacaataagcgattttcatttcatttcatttcatttcactggccACTCATCTGTGCCAATGAAAAGGAATAAGGTAAGCAAGCAATCTGTCTTTCATGGTGAGCGCACATTTCTCTCTTTGAACTGGTGTTTCTGGAAGGGTAGAGAGATGACGGATGCGAGGTATGACGTACGCTAAATAACAGGATCCTGACCAAGGTCTTGGAAGCCAGGGGTAGTCTTTGTTATTCCAGACAAAATAAGTTCCATTATAAGGGATATAACAGGTGATTTCCTCTAAGAGACCTAGAAAATGGGAATTACTCGTGAGATTCATTAAGCTTGTTAATAAGGAGGCAAAAGCAATTTTTTGAGCTCGGAATCGAGTGCAAGATGTACTCACATGAAAGTAATGGGAGCATTTGCTATATCCCATCTGCATTCCTGTAGGATCATTACTAACTAGGCATATGGAGCCTTTCTGGTCAGTGGACGGTAGGTGAATTTGGGGAGGGTTTTTGTTTGTGTCATAGTTATGTTGATGCCATCCTTCAAAAGAATTCAATGACTATCTGGCAGGTTCCCAAAGTTGGACATAATAATTAATATCAAACGCAATTCTAGTGTGCGAACAGTTGTCTACTCCCAAGCGGATGTGGGAAGAGTGATCAGAGCTCTGAAAAATATACCATTCAGTGGTTTCTGAAATATTAAAAGGAATggtgttgcttgttctgggtcagtgtgcttaacactcaatttggctctgtttcgttacttagctctggagtcgccaggtatcgttaagataccgccacaagttacaaggtcaagttcaaaccaataaaaccatacaccaattagtaagttcaaacaactgagtttattataatacaattgtaatactactcatgcacacgctaagatgattaaactattcctaccactaaatagaccaatacttatctgaataaggaactgctggatcaggggacaaggcctcttgctctgcactggtccgcagacttcaggttggtacgggttaaaaagggatcaggagtgtctatctctggtagcgatcgttgtgagacacttacttgctggtggctgctgtcccaagcctctcctctctctcggtcaaggtcttctttggtaaaagctggtcgaggggctggtccagagaggagggctggtcaagaagaacaaactaagtttgggacctgtcttttataggttctagggcttcgcgccctttgggcggaccctttgcCTGCTGggaatcaattgggtctcttcccaatcgatttgtttgaatccccccaatattgaggctgtccctcggttgctgggcgggccttcaggtgctttgttttcgaaccccgctggtgccggggtgtctggtttcccatacattattgcaatcacttccctatttgtgtgcattgtccctgggatcgttccattactatgttaactatcccggagattgcctcattagtatgcggaatgttcgtttcggtgctgtctgctctcttagcagacagaatacacattggcttggtgcagcgtGCTTgagctgcaaactttgtccattttaacctgcatgcTTTGCGTTccaccattttgtattgagggaatggccaacttcggtggctacactgggTATAAAAGGGATACCTCCCTCTGAGTGGGtaggtgtggtgattgtagatctgagtagatgcaatacaactgagcaagtactagagggagcacgggagagctataaatacacagggacaggaagtgaggacacacttcacagaagggggactcgtagcaggacacagacagacagcatttgaggtagccgtaagttaagctctgaagacagaacaaattcacaataaagcatcttctccacctttgagactacgagctttattaagacacgaggaacaacacatggtaccaacaGTGGCTTCAaaagcttactacaggacaactcagctgcagacacagaaagaccaaaatgacaagaaaaactcctactggacattcgacttgggaagacatcgcttattcgaggatgtggcttggaaccccacctcagctggacatgaccggcaatgtaagaaatgactggaaaatatttaaacaaatgtttgatttttatatcatagctgtATCATATCATTATATCATAGCAGCCTCAGAcgacattaaaatagcaatgctcatcgcaggacatgaagctaggaaagtatataatggatttaaatacccaaaagatgaagacagcaacaacttacaaataataccaaaaatatttgaagagtactgtatggaatttgaacagcatggtatgctcagaggccaaactgcacagagactgagtgatgcaaaactcaaacaatcaaaaTCAGACCcgaaagggttcagtcaagaaatcgcgagtgaaaagtacagatcaaaaagaagaaataacttgaatttttcacaaagccaaaacgctgaaatccagtacagattgaaaggaaaaggtaacttacaactttcaggggAAAAGAAATGCTGAAATCCGCggtaaaatggcgtctgagcacattttacagtctctgggagacAAAGACCTAAAAtctgcatctgcgcatgcgcaggaaccagaagccgcgcatgcgcagttacaatcacccgttttgggttctgcgcatgtgcaggcgcAGTTTAGaaaagttcttgttgctgatcgtcatgcgcatgcgcaagccgcgcatgtgcagtctcaaaacgttgtggtcgcggatcgttatgcgcaattgattcctgcgcatgacgtcacgagcgtcatgatgtctgtgcatccggaccacgcctacttaaaagggaaatgcccgaaaattgaaaacatagaacatagatagatacagcgcagtacaggcccttcggccctcgatgttgcaccgacatggaaaaaaactaaaggccatcaaacctacactatgcccttatcatccatatgcttatccaataaacttttaaatgccctcaatgttggcgagttcactactgttgcaggtagggcattccacggcctcaccactctttgcgtaaaaaacccacctttgtcctatatctattacccctcaatttaaggctatgtcccctcgtgctagccacctccatccgcgggagaaggctctcgctgtccaccctatctaaccctctgatcattttgtatgcctctattaaatcacctctgaaccttctctctaacgaaaacaacctcaagtccatcagcctttcctcataagattttccctccataccaggcaacatcctggtaaatctcctctgcacccgttccaaagcttccacgtccttcctataatgaggcgaccagaactgtgcgcaatactccaaatgcggccgtactagagttttgtacaactgcaacatgacctcatggctccggaactcaatccctctaccaatgaaggccaacacaccataggccttcttcacaaccctatcaacctgggtggcaactttcagggatctatgtacatggacaccgagatccctctgctcatccacactaccaagaattttaccattagccaaatattccgcattcctgttattctttccaaagtgaatcacctcacacttctccacattaaactccatttgccacctctcagcccagctctgcagcttatctatgtccctctgtaacctgcaacatccttccgcactgtctacaactccaccgactttagtgtcgtctgcaaatttactcacccatccttctgcaccctcctctaggtcatttataaaaatgacaaacagcaacg harbors:
- the LOC119967834 gene encoding NACHT, LRR and PYD domains-containing protein 3-like isoform X4; its protein translation is MKHSQSEYQNLGMPVNIMAGGSNEGADPTSKRMRMDTDLNSVFTEFLIKSDDYQLFKLMKFYWDRLEQAIEEGVAGISMLLTDKSVFSAQEYQKITELVEQGNRVDSSKLLLNLVMEKGSLARRVMWESFVKMRHGVPKLDKILKVIQEHGSDPFGYMDIAHDLSELSSHLKDVQQKHKETLREQTETLRVNTILIKEKVKIFQLVDRYAELTIISTVRDRKLVEHELLARGRDHEEWRKKHLRRELEKIRTDQLFQSSFSQKKSKSGNSAAVSGVPGIGKTTMVQKIVYDWATGKIYPHFQFVFSFKFRDLNSINCRINLRNLILDQYPYFGNILGELWKNPEGLLFIFDGLDEFKDSIHFAGNRRNTEPQSMCTDPECWCDVSDIVSSLIQHKLLPGCSVLVTSRPTALHLLKKAEISVWAEILGFVGDERKEYFNKFFEDQTVAAAVFKHVEENEILYTMCYNPSYCWILGLSLGPFFTRRDMKQQQVPKTVTQLYSYYIYNILQNHSPEIESPRDVFLKLGEMAFTGVSEKKIVFRNGDLIKYNLQPSQFLSGFLMELLERDDSAQSVVYTFPHLTIQEFAAALALFLTTDAGNIRKILREVRNVRGGRFEIFLRFAAGLSSPQAAWPLEEILGQFSHDTTCRIIDWVKKKIESQIRNTMSESGQRDLLNTFHYLFESQNKALAQATVGSVENLAFYRIAMTPIDLAALSHVIGLCDTIKELDLSSTFDLGENFQRLGPVLHKCQVLRLGSHHLGDSGVKVLSASLRNPDCKIQKLNLLGNYVSASCAVDLASALSTNQSLMDLSLAFNQLQDAGVKLLSVALRNPNSKMQKLDLSSNRLTASCAVDLAAVLSTNQSLTDLSLACNQLEDAGVNLLSVALSNPDCKMQKLDLSANGLTTSCAEDRASVLSINQSLTDLNLRNNKLGDSGVKLLSVALRNPDSKMQKLKGQDPRGITMSS
- the LOC119967834 gene encoding NACHT, LRR and PYD domains-containing protein 14-like isoform X1, giving the protein MKHSQSEYQNLGMPVNIMAGGSNEGADPTSKRMRMDTDLNSVFTEFLIKSDDYQLFKLMKFYWDRLEQAIEEGVAGISMLLTDKSVFSAQEYQKITELVEQGNRVDSSKLLLNLVMEKGSLARRVMWESFVKMRHGVPKLDKILKVIQEHGSDPFGYMDIAHDLSELSSHLKDVQQKHKETLREQTETLRVNTILIKEKVKIFQLVDRYAELTIISTVRDRKLVEHELLARGRDHEEWRKKHLRRELEKIRTDQLFQSSFSQKKSKSGNSAAVSGVPGIGKTTMVQKIVYDWATGKIYPHFQFVFSFKFRDLNSINCRINLRNLILDQYPYFGNILGELWKNPEGLLFIFDGLDEFKDSIHFAGNRRNTEPQSMCTDPECWCDVSDIVSSLIQHKLLPGCSVLVTSRPTALHLLKKAEISVWAEILGFVGDERKEYFNKFFEDQTVAAAVFKHVEENEILYTMCYNPSYCWILGLSLGPFFTRRDMKQQQVPKTVTQLYSYYIYNILQNHSPEIESPRDVFLKLGEMAFTGVSEKKIVFRNGDLIKYNLQPSQFLSGFLMELLERDDSAQSVVYTFPHLTIQEFAAALALFLTTDAGNIRKILREVRNVRGGRFEIFLRFAAGLSSPQAAWPLEEILGQFSHDTTCRIIDWVKKKIESQIRNTMSESGQRDLLNTFHYLFESQNKALAQATVGSVENLAFYRIAMTPIDLAALSHVIGLCDTIKELDLSSTFDLGENFQRLGPVLHKCQVLRLGSHHLGDSGVKVLSASLRNPDCKIQKLNLLGNYVSASCAVDLASALSTNQSLMDLSLAFNQLQDAGVKLLSVALRNPNSKMQKLDLSSNRLTASCAVDLAAVLSTNQSLTDLSLACNQLEDAGVNLLSVALSNPDCKMQKLDLSANGLTTSCAEDRASVLSINQSLTDLNLRNNKLGDSGVKLLSVALRNPDSKMQKLKLERNQLTDSCVGYLCSALSTNQSLMDLNLSNNFFTDQSVPALRDLILTCKNLKMVWLEGNQFSADGKNQLKSLQGSRPGLMLRCEYYEFQ